One Patescibacteria group bacterium genomic region harbors:
- a CDS encoding NUDIX domain-containing protein translates to MNKYDGQVESVVAPIIVNDEGKILLMTSPKWGDKYTLPGGHIEYGETLSQAAEREAKEESGLDVKALYLVDAGTMINSPEFFRKQAHFVYHRVACKVVGGELNTDSVETTELVWVTPEEALKLPLATGMEVSIKNYINGVKLDMGEYVF, encoded by the coding sequence ATGAATAAATATGACGGACAAGTAGAATCAGTGGTAGCTCCTATTATCGTCAATGATGAAGGCAAAATTTTACTGATGACATCGCCCAAATGGGGAGATAAATATACCTTACCGGGTGGCCATATAGAATACGGAGAAACTCTTTCTCAAGCTGCAGAACGAGAAGCTAAAGAGGAAAGTGGTTTAGATGTGAAGGCTCTCTATCTTGTGGATGCCGGGACAATGATTAACAGTCCAGAGTTTTTTAGAAAACAAGCCCACTTTGTTTATCATCGGGTGGCCTGCAAGGTTGTCGGCGGCGAACTAAATACTGATTCTGTAGAAACTACGGAATTAGTTTGGGTAACCCCGGAAGAAGCCCTGAAGTTGCCATTGGCGACTGGAATGGAAGTTTCGATCAAGAACTATATCAACGGTGTGAAATTAGATATGGGAGAATATGTATTCTAA
- a CDS encoding GNAT family N-acetyltransferase produces the protein MKIRRYISTDYSDIKQNLIEGDLFYEELDNENRLNQKIQKDPNSILVADVDNKAVGNVFIMEDGWMALIFHLAVRKDYQHKGIGTELLKAAEAYLKDKGFEEVQIVVREANPELLGYYEKLGYQKGGSFRWMTKELK, from the coding sequence ATGAAGATAAGGCGGTATATTTCAACCGATTATTCTGATATTAAGCAAAACCTTATTGAAGGGGATTTGTTCTACGAGGAGTTAGATAACGAAAATAGACTAAATCAGAAGATTCAGAAAGACCCCAATTCTATTTTGGTTGCAGATGTAGATAACAAAGCAGTCGGTAATGTCTTTATTATGGAAGATGGCTGGATGGCTCTAATATTTCATTTAGCTGTCAGAAAAGATTATCAGCATAAAGGCATTGGCACAGAACTACTAAAAGCTGCCGAAGCCTACCTTAAAGATAAGGGATTCGAGGAAGTTCAGATTGTAGTTAGAGAAGCCAACCCTGAACTGCTGGGGTATTATGAAAAACTAGGATATCAGAAAGGCGGTTCCTTCAGGTGGATGACCAAAGAGTTGAAGTAG
- a CDS encoding VOC family protein, whose product MKSSLDHISINVSNSQKSIPFYRSLFKYLEYDFLKDKKDSLAVRKKGDCDFWIYPTDSKHIPHGFCVNNTGLGHIAFRVSSKEDVDRFHEEYLKPNNVRVFNGGPKAFPQYTPDYYAVFFEDPDRIKLEVNSFKR is encoded by the coding sequence ATGAAATCTTCTCTTGACCACATTTCTATTAATGTTTCTAATTCTCAAAAATCCATCCCCTTTTATAGGTCGTTATTTAAGTATCTTGAATATGACTTTCTAAAGGATAAGAAAGACTCCTTAGCAGTAAGAAAAAAAGGTGACTGCGATTTCTGGATTTATCCCACAGACAGTAAACACATACCTCATGGTTTTTGTGTAAATAATACAGGGCTAGGCCACATAGCTTTTAGGGTATCTTCTAAAGAAGATGTTGATCGATTTCACGAAGAATATCTAAAACCCAATAATGTTAGGGTATTCAATGGAGGGCCCAAAGCTTTTCCTCAATACACTCCCGATTATTACGCTGTTTTCTTTGAAGACCCCGACAGGATAAAATTAGAAGTTAATTCATTCAAGAGATAA
- a CDS encoding asparaginase domain-containing protein, which yields MKKKILFLYNGGTIGQVPTEVNGVIVSAPPKDASIFKAAVDPIIERFGDKFDIVYEVVTTKESSSMTPQDWERLIFRIKKAQDEENFDAVGIAHGTDTLAYTATALSFALHGVNPSQSGLRIPICLTGSQNPVYMEGGDGRFNLENMFRTIEQCMDVGVGDVLINFWNRVLLGCRTVKVSERDFDAMQTPAVLNAGIINSRGVIIYPERVRLAKNALPKIQLAPKFARGVISFELTPGLDPNLLLSFITAGGMSAMILKSLGEGNVCSEGAYNMIPAIKQITGEYMTPIFMASKFIGGNADSAVDASGAAAINAGAIACYDTTDIAIDIKVRWLAGNGLCSTISDYSKAMKTSYCGEVTEPKVQ from the coding sequence ATGAAGAAGAAAATCTTATTTCTCTACAATGGCGGCACTATCGGCCAAGTCCCCACTGAAGTAAATGGGGTAATTGTGTCGGCTCCGCCAAAAGATGCGAGCATCTTTAAGGCCGCCGTAGACCCGATTATTGAGCGGTTCGGTGATAAGTTCGATATTGTTTATGAAGTCGTTACTACCAAGGAATCATCCAGTATGACTCCTCAGGATTGGGAAAGACTTATCTTTCGCATCAAAAAAGCCCAGGACGAGGAAAATTTTGATGCCGTAGGTATTGCTCATGGCACTGACACGCTGGCTTATACGGCCACAGCTCTTAGTTTTGCTCTGCATGGCGTCAATCCGAGTCAAAGCGGTTTGCGTATTCCTATTTGCTTAACCGGTTCCCAAAACCCCGTGTATATGGAAGGCGGTGATGGGCGGTTTAATCTTGAAAATATGTTCAGGACCATCGAGCAGTGTATGGATGTGGGCGTGGGTGATGTCTTGATCAACTTTTGGAATCGCGTGCTGTTAGGTTGCCGCACAGTCAAGGTGAGTGAACGCGATTTTGATGCTATGCAGACTCCGGCGGTGTTGAATGCGGGGATAATTAACTCCCGAGGAGTGATTATTTATCCTGAACGGGTCAGACTGGCAAAGAACGCCTTGCCAAAAATCCAATTAGCCCCCAAATTTGCTCGGGGGGTGATCAGTTTTGAACTAACTCCGGGACTGGATCCGAATCTTCTGCTTAGTTTTATAACAGCCGGGGGGATGTCGGCGATGATTCTAAAATCTCTTGGAGAAGGCAATGTTTGCAGTGAAGGGGCTTACAATATGATTCCCGCAATCAAGCAGATCACGGGTGAATATATGACGCCTATTTTTATGGCATCGAAATTTATTGGCGGTAATGCTGACTCGGCGGTGGATGCCAGCGGCGCAGCGGCGATTAATGCTGGCGCTATTGCCTGTTACGATACTACCGACATCGCCATTGATATAAAAGTTCGTTGGCTGGCGGGAAATGGGCTTTGTTCCACTATTTCTGATTATTCTAAAGCCATGAAAACGAGCTATTGCGGAGAGGTAACCGAGCCAAAAGTACAGTAA
- a CDS encoding DMT family transporter, with product MNKNNTLTLTLLFLSAVLYSSYFVSTKYMLLQGIHPLAIASSVATVLTVYITVIMFFDRNFAKEVHRLDWYKISPLLIAGIAVSGIGPILLFYGQTMTSVTNSAFIFQLSPLFAGLLGIIFLKERPRLYFWLSLIIILAGLFFLTTKGGVSSPTLGDLMVLILAFLFGAYNTIAQTFSVKMSPLTLSNIRMLVGNILVILSAWFILGSGSVLALFQFPLLIIFSALFIYLYVFATHVGIKQIGSSNTTALLTVTALFSTLFASLIGEIPMPIQFIGGLIVILGIVLLVKRGMKTVTIQS from the coding sequence ATGAATAAAAACAATACATTGACTTTAACACTCCTGTTTCTGTCAGCTGTGTTATACAGTAGTTATTTTGTTTCCACGAAGTATATGTTGCTTCAAGGTATTCACCCCCTTGCAATTGCTTCTTCTGTCGCCACTGTCCTCACCGTGTATATAACAGTTATTATGTTTTTTGATAGAAATTTTGCCAAAGAAGTGCACAGGTTAGATTGGTATAAAATTAGTCCGTTATTAATTGCTGGGATTGCCGTATCGGGTATCGGCCCGATATTGCTCTTTTACGGGCAAACTATGACCTCTGTCACTAACAGTGCATTTATATTTCAACTTTCTCCCTTATTTGCTGGTTTGTTGGGCATAATTTTTTTAAAAGAAAGACCACGGTTGTATTTCTGGTTAAGTCTAATAATAATCCTAGCAGGACTATTCTTTTTAACTACCAAAGGAGGCGTTAGCTCTCCTACGTTAGGCGACCTTATGGTTTTGATATTAGCATTTTTATTTGGAGCTTATAATACAATCGCCCAAACATTCTCTGTTAAAATGTCGCCCTTGACATTAAGTAACATAAGAATGTTAGTAGGGAATATTCTGGTCATATTAAGTGCTTGGTTTATATTGGGGTCGGGTTCTGTGTTAGCACTATTTCAATTCCCATTGTTGATTATATTCAGTGCCCTGTTTATTTATCTCTATGTATTCGCAACACACGTAGGTATTAAACAAATAGGTTCTTCTAATACAACCGCATTACTTACAGTTACAGCTTTGTTTTCCACCTTGTTTGCTTCTTTGATAGGTGAGATACCAATGCCCATTCAGTTTATAGGAGGGTTGATTGTTATATTAGGGATAGTGTTGTTGGTTAAGAGGGGAATGAAGACTGTTACCATTCAGTCTTAG
- a CDS encoding MBL fold metallo-hydrolase, producing the protein MAKVKVLIEGYAKELENGWIASSTVCLVTTGDKRIITDPGCNREKLLEALKGENLATGDIDYVFLSHCHPDHVLLAGIFEKAKFVTFDSNLLYDKDHLSKFDIHILGEDIEIVETPGHVLEHLSLIVNTSQGRVAIAGDVIWWVDGEEQKFDIDQEDHSQAKGMNMKQLVESRRNLLEHADYIIPGHGKMFKVQK; encoded by the coding sequence ATGGCAAAAGTAAAAGTTTTAATCGAAGGATATGCGAAGGAGTTGGAAAATGGCTGGATAGCCAGCTCTACCGTCTGTTTGGTTACTACGGGGGATAAGAGAATAATTACGGATCCAGGCTGTAATCGAGAAAAACTATTAGAAGCACTTAAAGGTGAGAACTTAGCTACGGGCGATATAGATTATGTCTTTTTGTCTCATTGTCATCCTGACCATGTTCTTTTAGCAGGAATTTTTGAGAAGGCAAAGTTTGTAACCTTTGACTCCAACTTACTTTACGATAAAGACCATCTCTCTAAATTTGATATACATATATTAGGTGAAGATATTGAGATTGTTGAGACGCCCGGACACGTACTGGAACACCTTTCATTAATAGTTAATACATCTCAAGGCAGAGTGGCGATTGCCGGGGATGTTATCTGGTGGGTAGATGGAGAAGAACAAAAGTTTGATATAGATCAGGAGGATCATTCTCAAGCAAAAGGAATGAATATGAAACAGTTAGTGGAAAGTAGACGAAATCTTTTAGAACACGCAGATTATATAATCCCTGGCCATGGGAAAATGTTTAAAGTCCAAAAATAA
- a CDS encoding nitroreductase family protein — MNETLKTILNRKSIRDYTDKPVSKADLILLLKAAMAAPSGGDTRSWSFFVIQNKALLKELSDILKYGHMIREAGAVIVVCGNPKKSTFDGDQYWMFDCSVAAENILLAAESLGLGAVWTAVYPNKVRIKNVKKVLNTPKEIEPLCTISIGHPKSKVKPKNKFDPKNIHWNKW; from the coding sequence ATGAACGAAACTCTCAAAACTATTCTTAATCGGAAAAGCATTAGGGATTACACGGATAAACCTGTGAGTAAAGCAGATTTAATCTTGCTTTTAAAGGCGGCTATGGCTGCTCCCAGCGGGGGTGACACTCGATCATGGTCTTTCTTCGTGATTCAAAATAAGGCGCTGTTGAAGGAATTGTCGGATATTCTAAAATACGGTCACATGATCCGGGAAGCGGGAGCTGTGATTGTAGTTTGTGGCAATCCCAAAAAATCTACTTTTGACGGTGATCAATACTGGATGTTTGATTGTTCTGTTGCTGCAGAAAATATTTTGTTGGCAGCCGAATCATTAGGTTTAGGGGCAGTTTGGACTGCTGTTTATCCTAATAAAGTTAGAATTAAAAACGTGAAGAAAGTTCTTAATACCCCGAAAGAAATCGAGCCATTATGCACTATCTCGATCGGCCATCCTAAGTCAAAAGTAAAACCGAAAAACAAATTTGATCCCAAGAATATACATTGGAACAAATGGTAA
- a CDS encoding VOC family protein, producing MSKLYFDHTYVSVQDMDRAINFYETLLNKKVSCREENIWADFDIGEGCYFGLINPDIVSKERKIGNNSISVFATDNVDEAYEKLKDMGVKIIHDIETLKYTDYFYRMFLCEDTEGNLIEIAQYDRS from the coding sequence ATGAGCAAATTATATTTTGACCACACATACGTTTCTGTCCAGGATATGGATAGGGCTATAAACTTTTACGAAACTCTTTTGAATAAAAAGGTTTCTTGTCGTGAAGAGAATATCTGGGCTGATTTTGACATAGGGGAAGGGTGTTATTTTGGCTTAATCAACCCCGACATTGTTAGTAAGGAGAGAAAAATCGGGAATAACTCTATCTCTGTTTTTGCAACTGATAATGTTGATGAGGCTTACGAGAAGTTAAAAGATATGGGTGTAAAGATTATCCACGACATAGAAACTTTAAAATATACGGATTACTTTTATAGAATGTTTTTATGTGAAGATACCGAAGGCAACCTTATTGAAATCGCTCAGTATGACCGGTCTTAA
- a CDS encoding autorepressor SdpR family transcription factor, translating to MTIESISVALHALSDPTRRRILKLLQKRDLTAGQIASRFPALSLPSLSHHFSVLKQANLATSERKGQKIIYSLNTTVFYEVLNNLLETFNSKDSVY from the coding sequence ATGACTATTGAATCTATCTCAGTTGCCTTGCATGCCTTGTCTGATCCTACGCGGAGAAGAATATTAAAACTGCTCCAAAAAAGAGATCTGACAGCTGGCCAGATTGCTTCCCGCTTCCCTGCTTTGTCCCTGCCCTCGCTGTCGCATCATTTTTCAGTGCTGAAACAGGCCAATCTGGCAACTTCCGAACGAAAAGGCCAAAAGATTATCTATTCCCTTAATACGACGGTTTTTTACGAGGTGTTAAATAATTTATTAGAAACATTTAATAGTAAAGATTCTGTGTATTAA
- a CDS encoding SdpI family protein, translated as MATEKFKFNIRNEWFSWLTIIIAAAVGWWAYPKLPALVPSHWGITGQVDGWTSPLGHALGIPVMMLGMYLLFLLIPVFEPRREHFHQSMGFYQMIRNVMMVFLLFMFLLTTWVAVTGQPLKIDVIVPMAVGALFILIGNYLHQIKSNFFMGIRTPWTLNSDDNWKKTHHLGGYMFVIGGLLFFTTPIWPTPLNFYIPMAGIILAGLVPVIYSYLLFRKEQK; from the coding sequence ATGGCGACAGAAAAATTCAAATTCAATATCCGCAATGAGTGGTTTTCTTGGTTGACTATTATTATCGCCGCAGCAGTCGGCTGGTGGGCTTATCCGAAACTGCCCGCGTTAGTGCCATCCCATTGGGGCATTACCGGCCAGGTTGATGGTTGGACCAGCCCTCTGGGCCACGCTTTGGGGATTCCAGTAATGATGTTAGGGATGTATCTGCTATTTTTACTGATCCCAGTCTTTGAACCTCGCCGAGAACATTTTCATCAATCCATGGGCTTCTACCAGATGATTAGAAATGTCATGATGGTATTCTTACTATTTATGTTCTTGCTTACAACTTGGGTAGCAGTTACCGGCCAGCCCTTAAAAATTGATGTAATTGTGCCCATGGCGGTCGGAGCTTTGTTTATTTTGATCGGCAATTATCTGCATCAAATCAAGTCCAACTTCTTTATGGGTATCCGGACGCCATGGACACTCAACTCGGATGATAACTGGAAAAAGACTCATCATTTGGGCGGATATATGTTTGTGATTGGTGGATTGCTATTCTTTACCACACCAATTTGGCCCACCCCGCTGAATTTTTACATCCCGATGGCTGGAATTATCTTGGCTGGGCTGGTACCAGTGATTTATTCTTACCTGCTATTCCGGAAAGAACAGAAATAA
- a CDS encoding polymer-forming cytoskeletal protein has product MFKRIFYSALVVILIMSISAPVMAAPTFLIADENGIVSLSKPVNDDAYIAGGNVTIDQDIWGDLFVAGGTIDINTDIAGDLFISGGNISIRGSVGDDVHIGGGNISIYGEIKDDLMIGGGTVLIADTATVRGDLLVGTGNFDLYGTVLGNVKAGFGNAKIAGVINGNADLRYGDGKLIFADGAKIRGQLDYWAKSENNSFDKIAGTITYHKMTSSRSSLPIFATIFVPTVILMGMFWPFISILLLGGLLILLLPKYLPRMVETTKKDYWTALWQGLLFIIVAPVLALLIAFTGVGIPISVIMMLSFVILAILASVPVSMAIGSYLLKYKEGDKAKQFGALAIGALVYVIVGSFPLIGWLVKLILFVIGIGAIWVDSRSMIKKGIY; this is encoded by the coding sequence ATGTTTAAAAGAATATTTTATAGTGCCTTAGTGGTTATTTTAATTATGTCTATTTCGGCACCAGTCATGGCTGCGCCGACATTTTTAATAGCTGATGAAAATGGCATAGTTAGCCTATCCAAACCTGTCAATGACGATGCGTATATTGCCGGCGGGAATGTAACGATTGATCAGGATATCTGGGGTGACTTATTTGTGGCCGGTGGCACCATTGATATTAATACCGACATTGCTGGGGATCTATTTATTAGCGGTGGGAACATCTCTATTCGCGGTTCAGTCGGCGATGACGTCCACATAGGGGGAGGTAATATCTCCATTTACGGAGAGATCAAAGACGACCTGATGATTGGTGGCGGAACGGTGCTGATAGCCGACACCGCAACTGTGCGGGGAGATCTTTTGGTCGGGACAGGCAATTTTGACTTGTATGGCACAGTTCTAGGCAATGTCAAAGCCGGTTTTGGCAATGCTAAAATTGCTGGGGTAATCAATGGTAACGCCGATTTGCGCTACGGCGACGGGAAGCTCATTTTTGCTGATGGGGCTAAGATCCGTGGCCAGTTAGATTATTGGGCAAAAAGTGAGAATAATTCCTTTGATAAGATCGCAGGGACTATCACATATCATAAAATGACCAGCTCCAGATCTAGCTTGCCAATATTCGCTACCATCTTTGTTCCCACGGTCATATTGATGGGAATGTTTTGGCCGTTTATCAGCATTTTACTTTTAGGGGGGTTATTGATTCTATTGTTGCCTAAATATCTTCCCAGGATGGTCGAAACGACTAAAAAAGATTACTGGACAGCGCTCTGGCAAGGGTTACTGTTTATTATTGTGGCCCCGGTGTTAGCTTTGCTGATTGCTTTCACTGGAGTTGGCATACCTATATCAGTAATCATGATGCTGAGTTTTGTTATTTTGGCAATTCTCGCTAGCGTACCTGTGTCGATGGCGATCGGGAGTTATCTATTAAAATACAAAGAAGGCGACAAGGCGAAACAATTTGGCGCGCTGGCCATTGGGGCATTAGTGTATGTTATTGTCGGGTCATTCCCGCTCATCGGTTGGTTGGTTAAGCTTATTCTCTTTGTGATTGGCATCGGAGCGATCTGGGTAGATTCTCGCTCCATGATCAAAAAAGGAATTTATTAG
- a CDS encoding NYN domain-containing protein, translated as MDQNYYFIDGSALLAQVRTLWKKEPAFNWRRLDPLKFIKHLAFSYPDLGSANYKRAEFFFPSGEQNIETYLLTPEITAPGLVRDVHFKYCGEKLDRSVAYEKWLEEEVPPQWRDRCVKSEKGVDIEICCNALRLASMGKMDRLFFFTNDRDFIPLCKTLKDFGTNVSLIHLSKHTNPNKQLIDECDSYDVLKEDYLNNIFEDSKLSDDKQISSIEEIVDVDANATVELLPESQEVLDKAI; from the coding sequence ATGGATCAAAACTATTATTTTATTGATGGGTCTGCTCTCTTGGCCCAAGTACGGACTCTCTGGAAAAAAGAACCTGCGTTTAATTGGCGTAGACTTGATCCTCTGAAGTTTATTAAACATCTTGCTTTTTCATACCCTGATCTTGGCTCAGCTAACTATAAAAGAGCTGAATTCTTTTTTCCATCTGGAGAACAAAATATAGAAACATATCTTTTGACACCAGAAATCACAGCACCTGGACTCGTGCGCGATGTCCATTTTAAATACTGTGGGGAAAAATTAGATCGTTCTGTAGCGTATGAAAAATGGTTGGAGGAAGAAGTGCCTCCACAATGGAGAGATAGGTGTGTCAAAAGTGAGAAAGGAGTAGATATAGAAATATGCTGTAATGCCTTAAGACTAGCCTCTATGGGAAAAATGGACCGGTTGTTCTTCTTTACTAACGACCGAGACTTTATTCCTCTTTGTAAAACCCTAAAAGATTTCGGTACTAATGTAAGCTTGATCCATCTTTCTAAACATACCAACCCAAATAAGCAACTTATTGACGAATGTGATTCTTATGACGTTTTAAAAGAGGACTACCTTAATAATATATTTGAAGATTCAAAGTTATCAGATGATAAGCAAATAAGTTCTATTGAAGAGATAGTTGATGTTGATGCCAACGCTACCGTTGAATTATTGCCTGAATCCCAAGAAGTTTTAGATAAAGCAATCTGA
- a CDS encoding phage holin family protein encodes MTFLAHWLVYTLAIIITTYLLPGVNLTGFAAALVTALVLGLINTVIRPILILLTLPINIITLGLFTFVINAALILLAAAIVPGFIVQGFWAALIFSIVLAIIAAVLNGLLGK; translated from the coding sequence ATGACATTCCTAGCGCATTGGTTGGTTTATACCTTAGCTATCATCATCACGACTTATCTCTTGCCCGGCGTTAATCTAACTGGATTTGCCGCGGCCTTGGTTACGGCATTAGTTTTAGGTTTAATCAACACAGTAATTAGACCTATTCTAATTTTATTAACTTTGCCGATCAATATTATTACTCTCGGTTTGTTTACCTTTGTCATAAATGCAGCCTTAATCTTGCTCGCTGCCGCTATTGTCCCAGGATTTATAGTTCAAGGTTTTTGGGCGGCATTAATCTTTAGTATCGTTTTGGCTATTATTGCTGCTGTCTTAAACGGGTTGTTGGGGAAATAA
- a CDS encoding GNAT family N-acetyltransferase produces MTKIRPYIPIDYPDIKQNLIEGDLFYEELDNEGRINQKIQNNPNSILVTELDGKAVGNVFIMDDGWMALIFHLAVRKDYQHKGIGTELLKAAESYLKDKGYKEVQIVVREANPELLGYYEKLGYQKGGSFRWMTKELH; encoded by the coding sequence ATGACGAAAATAAGACCATACATTCCCATTGATTATCCAGATATTAAACAAAACCTTATTGAAGGGGATTTGTTTTACGAGGAGTTAGATAACGAAGGCAGAATAAATCAGAAAATTCAAAATAACCCTAATTCCATCTTAGTTACAGAGTTGGATGGTAAAGCAGTGGGTAATGTCTTTATTATGGACGATGGCTGGATGGCTCTAATATTTCATCTTGCTGTTAGAAAAGATTATCAGCATAAAGGTATTGGCACCGAACTACTAAAAGCTGCCGAATCCTATCTTAAAGATAAGGGCTATAAGGAAGTTCAAATTGTAGTTAGAGAAGCCAACCCAGAGTTGCTGGGGTATTATGAAAAACTAGGGTATCAGAAGGGCGGTTCCTTCAGATGGATGACTAAAGAGCTACACTAG